In Penaeus chinensis breed Huanghai No. 1 chromosome 11, ASM1920278v2, whole genome shotgun sequence, a genomic segment contains:
- the LOC125030811 gene encoding uncharacterized protein DDB_G0271670-like, translating into MTPNGCRGSAGRGPSARNKVGPAEGADGNPRSASALMAEAKREPKADRRDDLEGKAKRTSGNSVKNGRVVGERAKKMSSSSSSSSTSSSSAARDAENNKVSSARPFRATKGSRTSAGEKTAAKTGKGGEAASKGGKAHAARASRLGGRGTKGRQTDSRGRSKGQDLGLAAEHQSADSAIQLFALDASDRSNGSDGTGQQKQTSLLCGHSQSNGVHQREMAAGSSSSSLQTTLAEDARRPVIDTESLQAGNSLGDAIRSQHHIKHGLSSSVESGIILDTPNSALCHVGSRESYDIFLTELSKTLPLAPSQAGESRTSKADEALSGSTPYSHNTSVSPPSLSYRISCSAIVHREGTPSPDPSTSPFDAQESRL; encoded by the exons ATGACGCCCAACGGATGCCGAGGGAGCGCCGGCCGGGGCCCCTCGGCGAGGAACAAAGTCGGGCCAGCCGAGGGCGCCGACGGCAACCCCAGATCCGCGAGCGCGCTCATGGCAGAGGCCAAGCGCGAGCCGAAGGCGGACCGCCGCGATGACCTCGAGGGCAAGGCGAAGAGGACGTCGGGGAACTCCGTCAAGAACGGCCGCGTCGTCGGCGAGAGAGCTAAGAAaatgtcgtcgtcgtcgtcttcctcctcgacGTCGTCCTCTTCCGCAGCGCGCGACGCCGAGAACAACAAGGTGTCCAGCGCGCGGCCCTTCCGAGCGACCAAGGGAAGCAGGACGTCGGCGGGCGAGAAGACGGCGGCCAAAACTGGCAAAGGAGGCGAAGCGGCGTCGAAGGGCGGCAAGGCGCATGCCGCCAGGGCCTCGAGGCTCGGCGGACGAGGCACCAAGGGGCGCCAGACTGACTCCCGCGGGCGGAGCAAAGGGCAGGACCTCGGCTTGGCTGCCGAACACCAAAGTGCCGACTCCGCCATCCAGCTGTTCGCCCTCGACGCCTCCGACAGGAGCAATGGGTCCGATGGAACGGGGCAGCAGAAGCAGACTAGTCTCCTTTGCGGTCACAGTCAGAGCAATGGCGTGCATCAGCGGGAAATGGCAGcaggaagcagcagcagcagtctcCAGACCACCCTAGCAGAGGACGCCCGAAGGCCTGTTATTGACACCGAGAGCCTGCAGGCCGGGAACAGCCTCGGCGACGCCATCAGGAGCCAGCATCACATCAAG CACGGCCTCAGCAGCAGCGTGGAGAGCGGCATTATCCTCGACACTCCGAACTCCGCCCTCTGCCACGTCGGGAGTCGGGAGTCCTATGACATCTTTCTGACGGAGTTATCGAAGACGCTGCCTCTCGCTCCGTCTCAG GCCGGCGAGTCTCGAACCTCAAAGGCAGACGAAGCACTGAGCGGGTCGACTCCTTATTCGCACAACACTTCGGTTTCGCCCCCAAGCCTCTCCTACAGGATCTCTTGTTCGGCCATTGTCCACCGGGAAGGAACTCCGTCACCTGATCCTTCTACGTCGCCCTTTGATGCACAGGAGTCGAGGTTATAA